In Wenyingzhuangia fucanilytica, the following are encoded in one genomic region:
- a CDS encoding CusA/CzcA family heavy metal efflux RND transporter has translation MFDKIIAYSVKNKFIVGLFMMALTIWGVYSLRQIPIDAVPDITNNQVQIITVTPTLATQEVEQFITTPIELALQSLQKTEEIRSISRFGLSVITVVFQENYDIYLARQLVSERLKEAQGNIPDGLGTPEMAPISTGLGEIYQYVVRPEKGFENQYNATDLRTIQDWIVKRQLLGIEGVAEINSMGGYLKQYEVAINPTVLKAMNLNITDVFDALEKSNENTGGAYIEKNPNTYYIRAEGIAKSLNDINNVVIHNQNNTPVLIKDVAKVHFGKAPRYGALVRDGEEVVGGKVMMFKGANSAEVTELVKERVVQIQKSLPKGVVVEPYLVRDKLIKTAIGTVEKNLIEGGLIVIFILVLLLGNWRAGLIVASVIPFAMLFAIAMMNLLGISANLMSLGAIDFGLIVDGAVIIVEAIVHRLQIKHAGKTLTKKMMNSEVISSSQKIRSSAAFGEIIILMVYIPILALVGIEGKMFKPMAQTVMLAITGALILSLTYVPMMASLFLSKHITTKRNFADKLIDAIQKKYQPVLEKALKHQKKFIGGTVAIFLITLFVFTKMGGEFIPTLEEGDLAMQQILPPGSSLTQSIETAKRIQNKLMKEFPEIKDIVANIGSAEIPTDPMPVEIADYTLVMKPKNEWTSADNKQDLFEKIETSLHDIPGVGYEFSQPIQLRFNELMTGTKADIAIKLFGDDLDMLYSKAKEAETIINQLPGVGTVNVEQTVGMPQIVIDYDYPKLAQYGLHVQEVNKIIRTAFAGEKAGIIYEGEKRFDLVVRLDENARAEIDDIQNLYISLDNGKQVPLSSIANIGLKNAPMQVSRENTNRRIVIGVNVGDTDVESLVNTIQQKLDSQLTLPTGYYFTYGGQFENLKAANARLSVALPMALALIFILLYFTFGSFKQAALIFTAIPLSAIGGVWALQLRGMPFSISAGIGFIALFGVAVLNGIVLIGYFNQLKKEGMNNIYDRIIEGTKVRLRPVILTASVASLGFLPMALSTSGGAEVQRPLATVVIGGLISATFLTLIILPILYQWIENWKPKKLKVSAKTTLIVLMFISLGVSSQAQEKAITLENAIQIALENHPKIKAASLEVEKNESLQDATYNFGNTSITYKGDALFERNEQQQNQIAVAQQFNNIGISKASNDLQDEMTLKSNLEQTLIISEVSYTVKQVYYNLQYQLKLKELYAQLVQTYSNYLNIAMARAKTGAANNIESYTLTSKLNEYKLLAHQTDLEIQNLEQQLKTTLNSNKIYSVTPNFETSIVNLKDSIHNVWLENSKQNIAVAKAKMKVAKTQLNPSFMVSYAAQNYVQGGWLSGVSGGISIPIFNTQAKQKVKAQKIAVEIANNQYKSDALVFEQEINKAKNQVMIYQQGITFYESQVNQINPEMIRITQLNYKAGEISYLELLNTLQIVANNQQKYWSQIWNYNNAVAYYQFITNQPQ, from the coding sequence ATGTTTGATAAAATCATAGCTTATTCAGTGAAGAATAAGTTTATCGTAGGGCTATTTATGATGGCGCTAACTATTTGGGGTGTCTATTCATTAAGACAAATCCCTATTGATGCTGTACCTGACATCACCAACAATCAGGTACAAATTATTACCGTTACACCAACCTTGGCTACCCAAGAAGTAGAACAATTTATTACCACTCCTATTGAATTAGCGCTACAAAGCCTTCAAAAAACAGAAGAGATTAGATCTATTTCTCGTTTTGGATTGTCGGTAATTACTGTTGTTTTTCAAGAAAATTACGACATTTATTTAGCCAGACAATTGGTTAGTGAACGATTAAAAGAAGCTCAAGGAAATATTCCTGATGGATTGGGAACTCCTGAAATGGCTCCTATTTCTACAGGATTGGGAGAAATTTATCAATATGTAGTAAGACCCGAAAAAGGGTTTGAAAACCAATACAATGCTACAGATTTAAGAACCATTCAAGATTGGATTGTAAAACGTCAATTATTGGGTATAGAAGGGGTTGCCGAAATTAATTCTATGGGAGGTTACTTAAAACAATACGAAGTTGCCATCAACCCAACGGTTTTAAAAGCCATGAATTTAAACATTACTGATGTTTTTGATGCTTTGGAAAAAAGTAATGAAAACACAGGTGGAGCGTATATAGAAAAGAATCCTAATACCTATTATATCCGTGCAGAAGGAATTGCAAAATCGTTAAATGATATTAACAATGTTGTAATTCACAACCAAAACAACACTCCTGTATTGATAAAAGATGTTGCCAAAGTTCACTTTGGAAAAGCACCAAGATATGGAGCTTTGGTTCGTGATGGAGAAGAAGTTGTGGGTGGAAAAGTAATGATGTTTAAAGGAGCCAACTCAGCCGAAGTAACAGAACTGGTTAAAGAAAGAGTGGTTCAAATTCAGAAATCATTACCAAAAGGTGTGGTAGTAGAACCTTATTTAGTGAGAGATAAACTCATCAAAACTGCAATAGGAACCGTAGAAAAAAACTTAATTGAAGGAGGATTAATTGTCATTTTCATACTTGTATTATTACTTGGAAACTGGAGAGCAGGACTAATTGTAGCTTCTGTAATTCCGTTTGCTATGTTGTTTGCTATTGCCATGATGAACTTATTAGGGATTTCTGCCAATTTGATGAGCTTAGGAGCCATTGATTTTGGATTAATTGTAGACGGTGCCGTAATTATTGTTGAAGCCATAGTACACCGATTGCAAATAAAACATGCAGGAAAAACACTGACTAAAAAAATGATGAATTCAGAAGTTATTTCATCATCACAAAAAATTAGAAGTTCGGCCGCTTTTGGAGAAATCATAATCCTAATGGTTTATATTCCTATTCTTGCTTTGGTGGGTATTGAGGGTAAAATGTTTAAACCCATGGCACAAACCGTCATGTTAGCTATTACTGGAGCTTTAATTTTATCTTTGACCTATGTTCCTATGATGGCTTCTCTATTTTTAAGCAAACATATTACAACCAAAAGAAATTTTGCGGATAAACTTATTGATGCAATTCAAAAAAAATATCAACCTGTTTTAGAAAAAGCTTTAAAACATCAGAAGAAATTTATTGGAGGTACAGTAGCTATTTTCCTCATCACCTTATTTGTGTTTACCAAAATGGGAGGAGAATTTATTCCGACACTTGAAGAAGGAGATTTGGCCATGCAACAAATTCTACCTCCAGGAAGTTCCTTAACGCAAAGTATAGAAACCGCGAAACGAATTCAGAATAAATTGATGAAAGAGTTTCCTGAAATTAAAGACATTGTTGCCAATATAGGATCTGCAGAAATCCCTACCGACCCTATGCCTGTAGAAATTGCCGATTATACTTTGGTGATGAAACCTAAAAACGAATGGACATCAGCAGATAACAAACAAGATTTGTTTGAGAAAATAGAAACTTCTTTGCATGATATTCCTGGTGTGGGTTATGAATTTTCTCAACCTATTCAGCTTCGATTTAACGAGTTGATGACAGGAACCAAAGCAGATATTGCTATTAAATTATTTGGTGATGATTTAGACATGCTCTACAGCAAAGCCAAAGAAGCTGAGACAATTATCAATCAATTGCCTGGTGTTGGAACTGTAAATGTAGAGCAAACGGTTGGAATGCCACAAATTGTGATTGATTATGATTATCCTAAACTGGCACAATACGGATTGCATGTACAAGAGGTAAATAAAATTATTAGAACTGCATTTGCCGGAGAAAAAGCTGGAATTATTTACGAAGGAGAAAAAAGATTTGACTTGGTTGTAAGACTAGATGAAAACGCTAGAGCAGAAATTGATGACATTCAAAACCTATACATTTCTTTAGATAACGGAAAACAAGTGCCTTTGAGTAGTATAGCCAATATTGGTTTAAAAAATGCTCCTATGCAAGTGTCTAGAGAAAACACCAACAGAAGAATTGTAATTGGTGTAAATGTAGGAGATACCGATGTAGAAAGCTTGGTTAATACCATTCAGCAAAAACTCGACAGTCAGTTAACATTACCCACAGGATATTATTTTACCTATGGAGGACAATTTGAAAATTTAAAAGCAGCCAATGCACGTTTGTCTGTAGCGTTACCAATGGCTTTGGCTTTGATTTTTATTTTACTCTACTTCACTTTTGGTTCTTTTAAACAAGCGGCATTAATCTTTACTGCCATTCCGCTATCTGCTATTGGAGGTGTTTGGGCTTTACAGTTAAGAGGTATGCCTTTTAGCATTTCGGCAGGGATTGGATTTATTGCTTTGTTTGGTGTGGCTGTACTAAACGGAATTGTATTGATTGGTTATTTTAATCAACTTAAAAAAGAAGGAATGAATAATATCTACGATAGAATTATAGAAGGAACTAAAGTACGTTTACGTCCTGTAATTTTAACAGCTTCAGTAGCTTCCTTAGGTTTTTTACCTATGGCATTGTCTACTTCTGGAGGTGCAGAAGTACAAAGACCGTTAGCAACGGTGGTTATTGGAGGATTGATCTCTGCTACTTTTTTAACTTTAATCATCTTGCCTATCTTATATCAATGGATAGAAAATTGGAAACCAAAAAAATTAAAGGTAAGTGCTAAAACTACGTTGATTGTTTTAATGTTCATCAGTTTAGGAGTTAGTTCACAAGCGCAAGAAAAGGCCATTACGCTAGAAAACGCCATACAGATTGCTTTAGAAAATCACCCAAAAATAAAAGCAGCATCATTAGAAGTAGAAAAAAACGAATCTTTACAAGATGCTACTTATAACTTTGGAAACACCTCAATAACCTACAAAGGAGATGCTTTATTTGAACGAAATGAACAACAACAAAATCAAATTGCAGTTGCTCAACAATTTAATAATATTGGAATTTCTAAAGCAAGTAATGACTTGCAAGATGAAATGACTCTTAAAAGTAATTTAGAGCAAACCCTTATTATTAGTGAAGTTTCTTATACCGTAAAACAAGTCTATTACAACTTACAATATCAACTAAAATTAAAAGAGTTGTATGCTCAATTGGTACAAACTTATAGCAACTATCTAAATATTGCCATGGCTAGAGCAAAAACAGGAGCTGCAAATAATATTGAATCCTATACCTTAACATCTAAACTGAATGAATATAAACTTTTGGCACATCAAACAGATTTAGAAATTCAGAATTTAGAGCAGCAACTTAAAACTACCTTAAACAGTAACAAAATATATAGTGTTACTCCAAATTTTGAGACCAGCATTGTAAATCTTAAAGACAGTATTCACAATGTTTGGTTAGAAAACAGCAAACAAAACATTGCCGTTGCCAAAGCTAAAATGAAAGTAGCCAAAACGCAATTAAACCCAAGTTTCATGGTGAGTTACGCTGCTCAGAACTATGTGCAAGGTGGTTGGCTAAGTGGAGTTTCTGGAGGGATTAGTATTCCCATATTTAACACACAAGCCAAACAAAAAGTAAAAGCTCAGAAAATAGCAGTTGAAATTGCCAACAATCAATACAAAAGTGATGCTTTGGTCTTTGAACAAGAAATAAACAAAGCCAAAAATCAGGTTATGATATACCAACAAGGAATCACTTTTTATGAATCTCAGGTAAATCAAATCAATCCTGAAATGATTAGAATTACTCAGCTAAACTATAAGGCTGGGGAAATTTCTTACTTGGAATTATTAAATACTTTACAGATAGTAGCTAACAATCAGCAAAAATATTGGAGTCAAATATGGAACTACAACAATGCTGTTGCTTATTATCAATTTATCACCAATCAACCTCAATAA
- the mnmD gene encoding tRNA (5-methylaminomethyl-2-thiouridine)(34)-methyltransferase MnmD, whose product MKRQIIITSDGSTTIHLPAWNENYHSSHGAIQEAYHVFIEMGYKSIEKDDFSILEIGFGTGLNAFITLLETAKDQRQINYVGVEAYPVREDELLALNYVSELDTRNLSHKFEEMHLTPWNKPQEVTPNFTLTKRQMFFHNLHDVDAFDLIYFDAFGARVQPDLWTEEIFALMYTALKPGGKIVTYAAKGSVRRAMQTVGFAVERLPGPPGKREMLRGTKNS is encoded by the coding sequence TTGAAAAGACAAATTATCATCACATCTGACGGGTCTACAACGATTCACCTCCCTGCATGGAACGAAAATTATCATTCCTCGCATGGTGCTATCCAAGAGGCTTATCATGTGTTTATTGAAATGGGGTACAAATCCATAGAAAAAGATGATTTTTCTATTCTTGAAATTGGCTTTGGAACAGGCTTAAATGCTTTTATTACTTTGCTAGAAACAGCTAAAGATCAACGACAAATTAATTATGTTGGGGTAGAAGCTTATCCGGTTAGAGAAGATGAGTTGTTGGCTTTAAATTATGTGTCGGAACTAGATACTAGGAATTTATCGCATAAGTTTGAGGAGATGCATTTAACTCCTTGGAACAAACCACAAGAGGTTACTCCAAATTTTACCTTGACCAAACGTCAAATGTTTTTTCATAATTTACATGATGTAGATGCTTTTGATTTGATTTATTTTGATGCTTTTGGCGCTAGAGTTCAACCAGATTTGTGGACTGAAGAAATTTTTGCTTTGATGTATACCGCTTTAAAACCTGGCGGAAAAATAGTAACCTATGCAGCCAAAGGAAGTGTGCGTAGAGCCATGCAAACTGTAGGTTTTGCAGTAGAAAGATTGCCTGGGCCTCCAGGAAAAAGAGAAATGTTAAGAGGAACAAAAAATAGTTAA
- a CDS encoding branched-chain amino acid aminotransferase codes for MGINNQNITIKKSTTTKINEVDFSNLSFGENFTDHMFECDYIDGEWTNAQIRPYGPISLDPSAKVFHYGQAIFEGMKAYKSVDGAVWLFRPEDNLIRLNKSAVRLAIPEFPKDLFFDGMELLLNIDKEWIQTTEGSSMYIRPFIIATEPGVSASPAKRYKFMFILSPAQSYYSGEVKVLFADKYSRSASGGVGFAKCAGNYAGQFYPTKLANDAGYQQVVWTDSSTHENLEEAGTMNVFFRVGDTLITAPTSDRILDGITRKSVIAIAEKAGYKVEIRDVSVYEIEEAAKNGTLLEMFGAGTAAVINPIVSFNFKGNDYDLPKLENSYASIIKKKITDIQTGKAEDPFGWKYAVRSI; via the coding sequence ATGGGGATTAACAACCAGAACATCACGATTAAAAAATCTACTACCACAAAAATTAATGAGGTAGATTTTAGCAATTTATCGTTTGGAGAAAACTTTACAGATCACATGTTTGAATGTGATTATATTGATGGAGAGTGGACAAACGCTCAGATTAGACCATACGGTCCTATTTCTTTAGACCCATCAGCTAAAGTTTTCCATTACGGTCAAGCAATTTTTGAAGGAATGAAAGCCTACAAGTCTGTCGATGGTGCCGTCTGGTTATTTAGACCTGAAGACAACTTAATCAGATTAAACAAATCTGCTGTTCGTTTGGCCATTCCTGAATTCCCTAAAGATTTATTTTTTGATGGAATGGAATTGTTGTTAAACATTGATAAAGAATGGATACAAACTACAGAGGGAAGCTCTATGTACATCCGTCCGTTTATCATTGCTACAGAACCAGGAGTATCGGCTTCACCAGCTAAGCGTTATAAATTTATGTTTATTTTATCGCCAGCACAATCATATTACAGCGGAGAAGTAAAAGTTTTATTTGCTGATAAATATAGCCGTTCTGCAAGTGGAGGAGTTGGATTTGCTAAATGTGCAGGAAACTACGCAGGGCAATTTTACCCAACAAAATTAGCAAACGATGCAGGATACCAACAAGTAGTTTGGACAGATTCTAGTACTCACGAAAATCTTGAAGAAGCAGGAACAATGAATGTTTTCTTTAGAGTTGGTGATACTTTAATAACTGCTCCAACTTCTGATAGAATTTTAGATGGTATTACTCGTAAAAGTGTAATTGCTATTGCAGAAAAAGCAGGATATAAAGTAGAAATCAGAGATGTTTCTGTTTACGAAATTGAAGAAGCTGCTAAAAACGGAACTTTGTTAGAAATGTTTGGTGCAGGTACTGCCGCGGTAATTAACCCTATTGTTAGTTTTAACTTTAAAGGTAACGACTACGATTTGCCAAAACTAGAAAACAGTTACGCTTCTATTATTAAAAAGAAAATTACCGATATTCAAACCGGTAAGGCAGAAGATCCATTTGGTTGGAAATATGCTGTAAGGTCTATCTAA
- the nadB gene encoding L-aspartate oxidase produces the protein MIKTDFLVIGSGIAGLSYALKVATHFKEAQVILVTKAEKEESNTKYAQGGIATVTNTHTDSFEQHIQDTLIAGDGLCDETVVRMVVEEAPKRLEELIAWGTQFDKTNQGDYSLGREGGHSQNRILHHKDVTGSEIARALLEAVEKIPNITLLEDHFTVDFITDHHILRAQGHEKTVTHRDEITCYGAYVLDEKTQEIKTITAKFTLLAAGGSGQVYGTTTNPKIATGDGIAMAYRAKAKVQDIEFIQFHPTALHQEPAQSPAFLITEAVRGEGGILRNIHGERFMEKYDKRLELAPRDVVARAIDTELKLTGEDYVYLDCTHMNQEQFVNHFPNITQKCKSLGIDVHKDFIPVTPAAHYICGGVAVDLNGETTIENLYACGECSRTGLHGANRLASNSLIEAVVYAHKSFEHAVQKFDSIHFRNDIPDWDDTNTSLNKENILITHDRRDIQKIMSNYVGIVRSDERLQRAANRIEILYQENKELYKKAKLSVPICELRNMITNAYLIIQASMERKENKGGFYSKDCI, from the coding sequence ATGATTAAAACAGATTTTTTAGTAATCGGTTCTGGAATTGCTGGACTTTCTTATGCCCTAAAAGTTGCAACTCATTTTAAAGAAGCTCAAGTTATTTTAGTAACCAAGGCAGAAAAAGAAGAAAGCAATACAAAATACGCCCAAGGAGGAATTGCTACAGTAACCAATACTCATACAGATTCTTTTGAACAACACATACAAGACACCTTAATTGCTGGTGATGGCCTATGTGACGAAACAGTTGTTAGAATGGTGGTTGAAGAGGCTCCTAAAAGATTAGAAGAACTAATTGCATGGGGAACTCAATTTGACAAAACCAACCAAGGTGATTATAGCTTAGGTCGTGAAGGAGGACATTCTCAAAACCGAATTTTACACCACAAAGATGTAACGGGATCTGAAATTGCTCGTGCTTTGTTAGAAGCTGTAGAAAAGATACCTAACATTACTTTACTAGAAGATCATTTTACTGTAGATTTTATTACAGATCATCATATTTTAAGAGCGCAAGGTCACGAAAAAACTGTAACTCACCGTGATGAAATCACCTGTTATGGTGCCTATGTGTTAGATGAAAAAACACAAGAAATAAAAACCATTACTGCTAAATTTACTTTATTAGCGGCTGGTGGTAGTGGGCAAGTTTATGGAACTACCACAAATCCTAAAATTGCTACTGGTGATGGAATTGCTATGGCCTATAGAGCCAAAGCAAAAGTTCAAGATATTGAATTTATTCAGTTCCACCCAACAGCTTTACACCAAGAACCTGCTCAATCTCCTGCTTTTTTAATTACCGAAGCAGTAAGAGGTGAAGGCGGAATTTTACGTAATATTCATGGAGAACGTTTCATGGAAAAATACGATAAACGTTTAGAATTAGCACCAAGAGATGTAGTTGCAAGGGCTATTGATACTGAACTAAAATTAACTGGAGAAGATTATGTTTATTTGGATTGTACACATATGAATCAAGAACAATTTGTGAATCACTTTCCTAATATCACGCAAAAATGTAAATCTTTAGGAATAGATGTACACAAAGACTTCATTCCAGTAACCCCAGCTGCACATTATATTTGTGGAGGTGTGGCCGTTGATCTAAATGGAGAAACTACTATAGAAAATTTATATGCTTGTGGTGAATGTTCTAGAACTGGACTGCATGGTGCAAACAGATTGGCTTCAAACTCGTTGATAGAGGCCGTAGTTTATGCTCATAAAAGTTTTGAACACGCTGTCCAAAAATTCGATTCAATACACTTTAGAAACGATATTCCTGATTGGGATGACACCAACACCTCTTTAAACAAAGAAAATATTTTAATTACTCACGATAGACGAGATATTCAAAAAATCATGAGTAACTACGTGGGGATTGTTCGTTCTGATGAACGTTTACAAAGAGCTGCCAATCGTATAGAAATATTGTATCAAGAAAATAAAGAATTATACAAAAAAGCCAAACTTTCAGTTCCTATTTGTGAATTAAGAAATATGATTACCAACGCATATTTAATTATTCAAGCATCTATGGAACGTAAAGAAAACAAAGGTGGTTTTTATAGCAAAGATTGTATATAA
- a CDS encoding glycosyltransferase yields MMFIICFYSFIILLFTIGLIRLPKTKIDKTLDQQKFSIVIPFRNEENSLNTLLISIKNLTYNSENFEVLLIDDESTDNSVNTIKKWQDELTNIQILKNQRVSNSPKKDAIQVGIKSAKFDFIITTDADCELPKNWLQAYNTIIQKKQSLFVAGPIVLRSQKSFVEQYQKYDSLSLIGITMGSFGLHYPIMCNAANMGFDKKAYLQIQFQHNNIASGDDIFTLENFVKTFPKKVHYLNSVEAIVSTKAESNWKNVIQQRIRWAAKSTHYKNLFTKLVGFIVLITQLAIVLGCFLNLTLTFYIWFIKISIDFIIILMTSKKLSQKISFVQYLFMAILYPFLNTYIGIKALFGGYTWKERNFKR; encoded by the coding sequence ATGATGTTCATTATTTGCTTTTATTCTTTTATCATTCTACTATTTACAATAGGATTAATTCGTTTGCCTAAAACAAAAATTGATAAAACTTTAGATCAACAAAAATTTAGCATCGTAATTCCTTTTAGGAATGAAGAAAATTCTTTGAACACACTTTTAATAAGTATTAAAAACCTTACTTATAATTCAGAAAATTTTGAAGTTCTTTTAATTGATGATGAATCTACAGACAACTCTGTAAACACAATTAAAAAATGGCAAGATGAGCTTACAAACATCCAAATATTAAAGAATCAACGAGTAAGTAATTCTCCTAAAAAAGATGCCATACAAGTAGGTATAAAATCTGCAAAATTTGATTTTATCATTACTACCGATGCAGATTGCGAATTACCTAAAAACTGGCTACAAGCCTACAATACCATCATTCAAAAAAAACAGAGTTTATTTGTGGCTGGCCCTATTGTACTCCGTAGCCAAAAAAGTTTTGTAGAACAATATCAAAAATATGACAGTTTAAGTTTAATTGGAATTACCATGGGAAGTTTTGGACTTCATTACCCTATTATGTGTAACGCTGCCAATATGGGTTTTGATAAAAAAGCTTATTTACAAATACAATTCCAACACAATAATATTGCTAGTGGTGATGATATTTTTACTTTGGAAAACTTTGTAAAAACCTTTCCTAAAAAAGTACATTATTTAAATAGTGTTGAAGCAATTGTAAGTACAAAAGCAGAAAGCAATTGGAAAAATGTAATTCAACAACGCATCCGTTGGGCAGCTAAAAGCACGCATTATAAAAATTTATTTACCAAACTTGTAGGGTTTATTGTTTTAATCACCCAATTAGCCATTGTTTTAGGATGCTTCCTAAATCTAACTCTCACATTTTATATATGGTTTATAAAAATCAGTATTGATTTCATCATTATTTTAATGACAAGCAAAAAACTATCACAAAAAATAAGCTTTGTACAATACTTATTTATGGCAATACTTTATCCTTTTTTAAATACTTATATAGGAATTAAAGCCCTTTTTGGTGGCTATACTTGGAAAGAAAGAAACTTTAAACGTTAA
- the nadA gene encoding quinolinate synthase NadA produces the protein MDTLAKAKENLNNKGFLDIDTKDTTDYVAEINRLKKEKNAVILAHYYQEEAIQDIADFVGDSLQLAQEAAKTDADIIVFAGVHFMAETAKILNPKKKVLLPDLKAGCSLADSCPPEDFKAFKAKHPDHKVVTYINCSAEIKTMSDIVCTSSNAVKIINSFPKDQKIIFAPDKNLGDYLNKETGRDMLLWDGSCMVHEAFSIEKLLSLAAEHPDAEIIAHPESPSHILKTASYIGSTAGLLKYARESKKEKFIVATEAGILHEMIKQVPNKHLIPAPAEEDNTCACSECFYMRMNTMKKLFLCLEHELPAIEVDEKLAAEALIPIERMLALSI, from the coding sequence ATGGACACTTTAGCAAAAGCAAAAGAAAACTTAAACAATAAAGGTTTTTTAGATATTGATACCAAAGACACTACAGATTATGTAGCAGAAATCAATCGACTAAAGAAGGAAAAGAATGCAGTTATTTTAGCTCACTACTATCAAGAAGAAGCAATTCAAGATATTGCCGATTTTGTTGGTGATAGTCTTCAATTGGCTCAAGAAGCTGCAAAAACAGATGCTGATATTATTGTATTTGCTGGAGTACATTTTATGGCAGAAACTGCTAAAATTTTAAACCCAAAGAAAAAAGTTTTATTACCCGATTTAAAAGCTGGTTGTTCTTTAGCGGATTCTTGTCCTCCAGAAGACTTTAAAGCTTTTAAAGCAAAACACCCAGATCATAAAGTAGTTACTTACATCAACTGTTCTGCCGAAATCAAAACAATGAGTGATATTGTTTGTACTTCATCAAACGCAGTAAAAATTATCAACTCTTTTCCAAAAGATCAAAAAATCATCTTTGCTCCAGATAAAAACTTAGGAGATTATCTTAACAAAGAAACAGGAAGAGATATGCTTTTATGGGATGGATCTTGTATGGTACACGAAGCTTTTTCTATTGAAAAGTTATTATCACTTGCTGCAGAACACCCTGATGCAGAAATTATTGCACATCCAGAATCTCCGTCACACATTTTAAAAACAGCAAGCTATATTGGCTCTACTGCTGGTTTGTTAAAATATGCTAGAGAAAGTAAAAAAGAAAAATTTATTGTAGCTACCGAAGCAGGTATTTTACATGAAATGATAAAACAAGTACCTAACAAACACTTGATTCCTGCTCCTGCAGAAGAAGATAACACTTGTGCTTGTAGTGAATGTTTTTACATGAGAATGAATACCATGAAAAAGTTATTCTTGTGTTTAGAACACGAATTACCAGCCATTGAGGTAGATGAAAAATTAGCTGCAGAAGCGCTAATACCTATCGAAAGAATGTTAGCCCTTTCTATATAA
- a CDS encoding DUF6660 family protein: MRFVALILSFIVFVMAILPCTDSIFTNVNEVTNTEICDTHQEHSEDVHDECTPLCTCNCCGTSITLPLLITFQDNHINIYDNSCYFYSYHYHYKFAKGLWHPPNIS, encoded by the coding sequence ATGAGATTCGTAGCGCTTATACTATCTTTTATTGTTTTTGTTATGGCAATACTGCCATGTACAGATAGTATTTTTACGAATGTAAATGAGGTGACTAATACTGAAATTTGCGATACACATCAAGAACACTCAGAAGATGTTCATGACGAGTGTACTCCTCTTTGTACTTGTAACTGCTGTGGTACTTCTATCACCCTTCCTTTGTTGATTACCTTTCAAGACAATCATATTAATATTTATGACAATAGTTGTTATTTCTACAGCTATCATTATCACTACAAATTTGCCAAAGGTCTCTGGCATCCACCAAACATTAGTTAA